The window TTGATAGGATTGAGAAAAAGGTTGGGAATAATTATTCATTAGTGCTAGAGCCAAAGATAGATGGCGTAGCAGTTTCTTTAACTTACGATAACGGATATTTGTCATATGGATTAACAAGAGGTGATGGCTATGTGGGTGAGGAAGTAACCCATAATATAAAAACAATAAAAACATTACCTCTTAAGATCAAGGATGAAAGACATATAGTTGTAAGAGGGGAAGTATATTTAAGATTTGAAGATTTTAGAAAAATAAATGAGTACAGGATCGAAAATGATTTAACACCCTTTGCTAACCCTAGAAATGCTGCAGCAGGGACATTAAAACTATTAGATCCAAGGCTAGCAGCTGAAAGGCATTTAGATGTATTCATTTATGCACTAGATGCAGGTCGTAAGTTTGACAACCATTATGATGATATGGACTATCTAAGAGAATTGGGTTTTAAAGTAAATAAAAACATTAAAAAAGCCGACAATAAAGATCAGATTTTTGATTATCTAGATGAGATATATAAGTTAAAGAAGACCATTGATTATGCAATTGATGGTGTGGTAGTAAAGGTCAGTGAATATAACCTAAGATCTATACTTGGTGAGACCGCAAGGTTTCCAAGATGGGCTTTTGCATATAAATATCCTGCAGAACAAGCTTCAACAAAATTGGTAGACGTAAGATTCCAGGTTGGCAGAACTGGTATTATTACACCCGTTGCTATATTGGAGCCTGTCCATCTATCTGGATCTAAAGTTTCTAAGGCAACATTACATAATGTTGATGAAATAAGGAGATTAGGTGTAAAAATTGGCGATTATGTTTTTGTTGAGAAAGCAGGCGAAATAATACCAAAGATAACAAAGGTTATAACTAAAAGAAGAAAAGGCGATGAAAGAGATATTGTGCTACCAAAGAGATGCCCTGTATGTAATGCAATTACAATAAAAGAAGAAGATGAACCTTTCATTAGATGTGTAAATCCAGAATGTCCTGCA is drawn from Deferribacterota bacterium and contains these coding sequences:
- the ligA gene encoding NAD-dependent DNA ligase LigA, which codes for MVSEDIKKRYFKLIDEITEHDINYYVKNNPIISDYEYDCLLKELKEIEEKYPELVVPFSPTQRVGIRPVSTIPTREHEIRMLSLENTYSKEEVSAFIDRIEKKVGNNYSLVLEPKIDGVAVSLTYDNGYLSYGLTRGDGYVGEEVTHNIKTIKTLPLKIKDERHIVVRGEVYLRFEDFRKINEYRIENDLTPFANPRNAAAGTLKLLDPRLAAERHLDVFIYALDAGRKFDNHYDDMDYLRELGFKVNKNIKKADNKDQIFDYLDEIYKLKKTIDYAIDGVVVKVSEYNLRSILGETARFPRWAFAYKYPAEQASTKLVDVRFQVGRTGIITPVAILEPVHLSGSKVSKATLHNVDEIRRLGVKIGDYVFVEKAGEIIPKITKVITKRRKGDERDIVLPKRCPVCNAITIKEEDEPFIRCVNPECPARLKASILHFASRDAMDIKGLGESLVDKLIKESYIKSIADIYDLKKEDLIGLERMGEKSSENIIKAIERSKSKPFHKVLYALGIRHIGQRYAIILANHFKNIDNIINASKEDFEKIEEIGEIIASLLYKTFREERVIKMIGRLRSKGLKFSIDEKTSKKLEGKTFLITGSLSKPRKEFEELIEQNGGEVLLNVSKKLDYLIVGKKPGSKLDRAKKMGINIINEEQFNELLNKNA